Proteins encoded in a region of the Geobacillus genomosp. 3 genome:
- a CDS encoding DeoR/GlpR family DNA-binding transcription regulator — protein MLTEERHRLILDLLVQKGVVKLQELVDATGASESTIRRDLTQLEKEKKLRRIHGGAALLQQKREELSVSEKSLKYMEEKRQIAAYAARLVQQGNCVYLDAGTTTFEMIPHLAEKDVVVVTNGVMHVERLLEYGITTYVIGGMVKPKTKALIGRGAIESLRQYRFDQCFIGANGVHDEHGYTTPDPEEALVKYTAMQLAQQAYVLADHSKLNESAFAKIADLDEAVLITDELDEEWQERYKAKTTVEVVTR, from the coding sequence GTGCTGACAGAAGAACGCCACCGCCTTATTTTGGACTTATTGGTGCAAAAAGGGGTTGTCAAGCTGCAAGAGCTTGTTGACGCGACAGGGGCGTCCGAATCGACGATTCGCCGCGATTTGACGCAGTTGGAAAAAGAAAAAAAGCTGCGCCGCATTCACGGCGGAGCAGCTTTGCTGCAGCAAAAACGCGAAGAGTTGAGCGTGTCGGAAAAATCGCTGAAATATATGGAAGAAAAACGGCAGATCGCCGCCTATGCCGCCCGTTTGGTGCAACAAGGCAACTGCGTTTACTTGGATGCCGGGACGACGACGTTTGAAATGATTCCGCATCTGGCGGAAAAAGATGTCGTTGTCGTCACGAACGGCGTCATGCATGTGGAACGGCTGCTCGAGTATGGCATCACGACGTATGTCATTGGCGGCATGGTGAAGCCGAAGACGAAAGCCTTAATCGGGCGGGGCGCGATTGAATCGCTGCGGCAATATCGGTTCGATCAATGTTTTATCGGCGCGAACGGCGTTCATGATGAGCATGGGTACACGACGCCGGATCCAGAAGAGGCGCTCGTCAAATATACGGCGATGCAGTTGGCGCAGCAGGCGTATGTGCTTGCCGACCATTCCAAGTTGAATGAAAGCGCGTTTGCCAAAATTGCCGATTTGGACGAAGCCGTCTTGATCACCGATGAGCTTGATGAGGAGTGGCAAGAGCGATACAAAGCAAAAACGACAGTCGAGGTTGTGACGCGATGA
- a CDS encoding FixH family protein, with protein MKRQWMTIMAALLVLLAGCQGSDWTVSVKTTPFYKEGTASTFAVAIQKNGEPASGLEVTAIFEMANMDHGQIVAALKEGEPGLYEGQVQLPMEGEWDVLLQMKDGSEMTEKLVTLTVKRQDVAAMINGQAITAAEVKFYQTRRKIEISSAMEEIQQNERGPELTERLSYWERQLNATAEPRSALTHLIELHSMALLAEEKGYSVGQQAVDREMEKRKNQYSESKTAQTLIRQYGETAFWKQERHYVRLVLLAQNVWNDMVKQVKTEHPGMAETEVRFFAQKKYEELLVSQIDSLDIQLYLSGL; from the coding sequence GTGAAGCGGCAATGGATGACGATTATGGCAGCACTTTTGGTGTTGCTCGCCGGATGCCAAGGAAGCGATTGGACTGTGTCGGTGAAAACCACCCCTTTTTATAAGGAAGGAACAGCTTCCACGTTTGCGGTTGCCATTCAAAAGAACGGGGAACCGGCCAGCGGGCTTGAGGTGACGGCGATATTTGAGATGGCGAACATGGACCACGGGCAAATCGTTGCCGCGTTGAAAGAAGGGGAACCCGGCCTTTATGAGGGACAAGTGCAGCTGCCGATGGAAGGAGAATGGGATGTTTTGTTGCAAATGAAAGACGGGAGCGAAATGACGGAAAAGCTTGTGACACTGACGGTCAAGCGGCAAGATGTTGCCGCGATGATCAACGGCCAAGCGATTACGGCAGCGGAAGTGAAGTTTTACCAAACACGACGGAAAATTGAGATCTCCTCGGCTATGGAGGAGATCCAACAGAACGAGCGCGGCCCGGAGCTCACCGAGCGGCTCAGCTATTGGGAGCGGCAACTTAATGCGACGGCTGAGCCCCGTTCCGCTCTCACTCACCTCATCGAACTGCACTCGATGGCGCTGCTTGCGGAAGAAAAAGGGTATTCAGTCGGCCAGCAGGCGGTTGACCGCGAGATGGAAAAGCGAAAGAATCAATACAGCGAAAGCAAAACGGCGCAAACGCTCATCCGCCAATACGGGGAAACGGCATTTTGGAAGCAAGAACGGCATTATGTCCGGCTTGTGTTGCTCGCGCAAAACGTGTGGAACGACATGGTGAAGCAAGTCAAAACCGAACATCCGGGCATGGCGGAGACGGAGGTGCGTTTCTTCGCACAAAAGAAGTATGAGGAATTGCTTGTCTCGCAAATCGATTCGTTGGACATTCAGCTATATCTTTCCGGGTTGTAG